A part of Nocardioides sp. WS12 genomic DNA contains:
- a CDS encoding MMPL family transporter — protein MARLLYRLGSTAYRRWPFFIAGWLLLAVAVGGVAAAYSKPMVDSFSIPGIPSEKAADIQQELFPDAEDAFDSVPVSIVVAAPEGHTLAEPEYQAAIQHLIDEVPTLPQTAPENPQLVAPAAAAEGASPGTATLSDDGRIGTLGFEWDVDGPSDIKATTIDDLEEMLADTADEYGLTVEANGAGTAAEAQAGGSAEMIGIGVALIVLLVTFGSFMAAGMTLLNAIFGIGLGMTGITAMTALMDIGSTTPMLATMIGLAVGIDYTLFILARYRTELAHTKDRAHAAGIAVGTAGSAVVFAGLTVLIALSALAVVRIPFLTAMGLAAAATVFVAVMVALTLLPALLGLTKSWAFRGQVRAYAPKRDEHGRVHNNGVRWAQVLAKAPIAWALGAVLLLGALAAPITQMYLAFPTDSTAPSDTMQRKAADLKSEAFGPGREGPMTLVIDGRSIKDDDQRQAAFDQVQAWAEKQDDVEYASIVATNAPVKDGVQEGVGTGAIVNITPSSGPDDPATLDLLEKLRDGQSAIEDQTDTVVGVTGLTAITTDVSDRLNAALPIYLAVVIGLAFVLLVLVFRSILVPLTATLGFLLSVLATLGATVAIFQEGAFGIFEGQPIVSFMPVFLIGVVFGLAMDYQVFLVTRMREAHVHGLPMHEAVVDGFRNSARVVVAAASIMIAVFSGFILEDAAVVKSMGFALAASIVFDAFIVRMVLIPSVLYLLGEKAWWLPAWLDRILPNVDVEGTSLERDSAPVAVTTKDDEDRELVSV, from the coding sequence ATGGCCCGCCTGCTCTATCGACTCGGCTCGACCGCCTACCGGCGGTGGCCCTTCTTCATCGCCGGCTGGCTACTGCTCGCCGTCGCCGTCGGCGGCGTCGCCGCCGCCTACTCCAAGCCGATGGTGGACTCGTTCTCCATCCCCGGCATCCCGTCGGAGAAGGCCGCCGACATCCAGCAGGAGCTGTTCCCCGACGCCGAGGACGCGTTCGACTCGGTGCCGGTGAGCATCGTGGTCGCCGCGCCCGAGGGCCACACCCTCGCCGAGCCGGAGTACCAGGCCGCCATCCAGCACCTGATCGACGAGGTCCCCACGCTGCCGCAGACGGCTCCGGAGAACCCGCAGCTCGTCGCGCCCGCGGCCGCCGCCGAGGGCGCCTCCCCCGGAACGGCCACCCTGTCCGATGACGGCCGGATCGGCACCCTCGGGTTCGAATGGGATGTCGACGGTCCCTCCGACATCAAGGCCACCACGATCGACGACCTCGAGGAAATGCTGGCCGACACCGCAGACGAGTACGGCCTGACGGTCGAGGCCAATGGCGCCGGCACCGCGGCCGAGGCACAGGCGGGCGGATCAGCCGAGATGATCGGCATCGGCGTCGCCCTCATCGTGCTGCTGGTGACCTTCGGCTCCTTCATGGCAGCCGGCATGACCCTGCTCAACGCGATCTTCGGCATCGGCCTCGGCATGACCGGCATCACCGCAATGACCGCGTTGATGGACATCGGCTCCACCACCCCGATGCTCGCGACGATGATCGGCCTCGCGGTCGGCATCGATTACACGCTCTTCATCCTGGCCCGCTACCGAACCGAGCTCGCCCACACCAAGGACCGCGCCCACGCGGCGGGGATCGCCGTCGGAACCGCAGGGTCCGCCGTGGTGTTCGCGGGGCTCACCGTCCTGATCGCGCTGTCGGCCCTGGCCGTCGTACGCATCCCGTTCCTGACGGCGATGGGCCTGGCGGCTGCCGCCACCGTGTTCGTCGCGGTGATGGTGGCCCTCACCCTGCTGCCGGCGCTGCTCGGCCTGACCAAGTCGTGGGCTTTCCGCGGCCAGGTCCGCGCGTACGCCCCGAAACGTGACGAGCACGGCCGGGTCCACAACAACGGCGTCCGCTGGGCCCAGGTCCTGGCGAAGGCCCCGATCGCTTGGGCGCTCGGTGCCGTCCTCCTGCTCGGCGCGCTCGCTGCGCCGATCACGCAGATGTACCTCGCGTTCCCGACCGACAGCACTGCCCCGAGCGACACGATGCAGCGCAAGGCCGCCGACCTGAAGTCCGAGGCCTTCGGCCCGGGCCGCGAGGGCCCGATGACGCTCGTCATCGACGGTCGCTCGATCAAGGACGACGACCAGCGCCAGGCGGCCTTCGACCAGGTCCAGGCATGGGCCGAGAAGCAGGACGACGTCGAGTACGCGTCCATCGTCGCCACCAACGCGCCCGTCAAGGACGGCGTGCAGGAGGGTGTCGGCACCGGCGCGATCGTCAACATCACCCCGTCGTCGGGTCCCGACGACCCGGCCACGCTCGACCTGCTCGAGAAGCTGCGTGATGGCCAGTCGGCGATCGAGGACCAGACCGATACGGTCGTCGGCGTCACCGGCCTGACCGCCATCACCACCGACGTCTCCGACCGACTCAACGCGGCGCTGCCGATCTACCTCGCCGTGGTCATCGGACTGGCGTTCGTCCTGCTGGTGCTGGTGTTCCGCTCGATCCTGGTGCCGCTGACCGCCACCCTGGGCTTCCTGCTCTCGGTGCTGGCCACGCTGGGCGCCACCGTCGCGATCTTCCAGGAAGGCGCCTTCGGGATCTTCGAGGGCCAGCCGATCGTGAGCTTCATGCCGGTGTTCCTGATCGGCGTGGTCTTCGGCCTCGCGATGGACTACCAGGTGTTCCTGGTCACCCGGATGCGCGAGGCGCACGTGCACGGCCTGCCCATGCACGAGGCCGTCGTCGACGGCTTCCGCAACAGCGCCCGGGTCGTGGTCGCCGCCGCCTCGATCATGATCGCGGTGTTCTCCGGCTTCATCCTCGAGGACGCCGCCGTCGTGAAGTCGATGGGCTTCGCGCTGGCCGCGTCGATCGTCTTCGACGCGTTCATCGTGCGGATGGTGCTGATCCCCTCGGTGCTCTACCTGCTCGGCGAGAAGGCCTGGTGGCTGCCGGCCTGGCTGGACCGAATCCTCCCGAACGTCGACGTCGAGGGCACCTCACTGGAGCGGGACTCTGCCCCCGTGGCTGTCACGACGAAGGACGACGAGGACCGCGAACTGGTCAGCGTCTGA
- a CDS encoding glutathione peroxidase: MSSLSDFSATSIDGKPIDLSSYDGKVVLVVNTASQCGFTPQYQGLQELYDTYGEQGFEVLGFPCDQFGNQEPGAEDEIAAFCERKFNVTFPMFSKIEVNGDNAHPLYQWLKDQQSGLLGREGIKWNFTKFLIGRDGSVIDRFAPTTKPSKISKDIEKALA; encoded by the coding sequence ATGAGCAGCCTCAGCGACTTCTCCGCCACCTCCATCGATGGCAAGCCGATCGACCTGTCGTCGTACGACGGCAAGGTGGTCCTCGTCGTCAACACCGCCTCCCAGTGCGGCTTCACTCCGCAGTACCAGGGCCTGCAGGAGCTGTACGACACGTACGGCGAGCAGGGCTTCGAAGTCCTCGGCTTCCCGTGCGACCAGTTCGGCAACCAGGAGCCGGGCGCCGAGGACGAGATCGCGGCGTTCTGTGAGCGCAAGTTCAACGTCACGTTCCCGATGTTCTCCAAGATCGAGGTCAACGGGGACAACGCCCACCCGCTCTACCAGTGGCTCAAGGACCAGCAGAGCGGCCTGCTCGGCCGTGAAGGCATCAAGTGGAACTTCACCAAGTTCCTGATCGGTCGCGACGGCTCCGTCATCGACCGGTTCGCGCCGACCACCAAGCCCAGCAAGATCAGCAAGGACATCGAGAAGGCCCTCGCCTGA
- a CDS encoding nitroreductase family protein: MNPVDIVEPLRSRWSPSVFDAAHELSDVEITRLLEAAQWAPSGGNRQPWRYLVAVRGNATHDVLVPHLSRGNSGWVPRASVVFISVAVVDPVDGEPGDPTYPLHDLGQASAHLTLQAKAMGLEAHQFAGFDHDAVASALGVPDHARVVAGIAVGVRGNPAEVSERDAEREHKVRSRRPLVETAYGDRWGTPWPGITPSGPTTAEPA; this comes from the coding sequence ATGAACCCCGTCGACATCGTGGAGCCCCTCCGCTCCCGCTGGAGCCCGAGCGTCTTCGACGCCGCCCACGAACTGAGCGATGTCGAGATCACCCGATTGCTCGAGGCCGCGCAGTGGGCGCCGAGTGGCGGCAACCGGCAGCCGTGGCGCTACCTGGTCGCGGTGCGGGGCAACGCCACCCATGACGTGCTGGTCCCGCACCTGAGCCGGGGCAACTCCGGCTGGGTGCCGCGGGCCTCGGTCGTGTTCATCTCGGTGGCCGTCGTGGACCCCGTGGACGGGGAGCCCGGCGACCCGACGTACCCGCTCCACGACCTGGGCCAGGCCTCCGCCCACCTCACCCTGCAGGCCAAGGCGATGGGCCTGGAAGCCCACCAGTTCGCGGGATTCGACCACGACGCCGTGGCGTCGGCGCTGGGTGTTCCGGACCACGCGCGAGTCGTGGCGGGCATCGCGGTCGGGGTCCGCGGCAATCCCGCCGAGGTCAGCGAGCGCGACGCCGAGCGCGAGCACAAGGTCCGTTCGCGTCGCCCCCTCGTGGAGACGGCGTACGGCGACCGCTGGGGCACGCCCTGGCCCGGCATCACCCCGTCCGGGCCGACCACCGCAGAGCCTGCATGA
- a CDS encoding Lrp/AsnC family transcriptional regulator, with translation MTEHAVLDRTDREILDLLRENARRPLREIATAVGLTVAPVQRRIARLEKIGVIERYTVQINHGRIANGIEAVTELQFADDLDLAQIMEFVAGIPEVEEVLTLAGDPDALLRIRVDGVEDLRRVVSRLRSGGQISSTKTLVILEEWNRFK, from the coding sequence GTGACCGAGCATGCCGTCCTCGACCGGACCGACCGCGAGATCCTCGATCTCCTGCGGGAGAACGCCCGCCGCCCGCTGCGCGAGATCGCGACGGCCGTCGGACTGACCGTCGCGCCGGTGCAGCGTCGGATCGCCCGCCTCGAGAAGATCGGCGTGATCGAGCGCTACACGGTCCAGATCAACCATGGCCGGATCGCCAACGGCATCGAGGCCGTGACCGAACTGCAGTTCGCCGACGACCTGGACCTCGCCCAGATTATGGAGTTCGTGGCCGGCATCCCGGAGGTCGAGGAAGTGCTCACCCTGGCTGGTGACCCCGACGCCCTGCTGCGCATCCGGGTCGACGGGGTGGAGGACCTCCGCCGCGTGGTCAGCCGGCTGCGCTCCGGCGGCCAGATCTCCAGCACCAAGACCCTGGTCATCCTGGAGGAATGGAATCGCTTCAAGTGA
- a CDS encoding indolepyruvate ferredoxin oxidoreductase family protein, which produces MTELLNRPASEPMPSYDLDDRFRVGAPPTLLTGVQAIARLLVEHRALDRRRGLHTASFVSGYQGSPLGGLDKMLADMQDTLDENDIRFVPGLNEELAATAVWGSQVDLPAANATHDGVTGFWYGKGPGVDRATDPLRHANMYGVNRRGGAVLLVGDDPASKSSTVPAVSERSLAALGIPVLFPRNASEIVTLGLHAIEISRASGCVVALKIVADVADGAWVVDGPDVHVEPVIPAIEWNGLPYVYTQSPIVLRPAMIVGAEAELVGPRTEVVRAYAAANHLDVVDLDVAGATTGFIASGSCYDSMRQSMTDLGITDEALTAAGIRVLRLGMMSPVDPSIIHRFAAGLERIVVIEDKTSFIETQIRDILYGTPAAPQVLGKRDANGMLLVPADGELTSGRLLAPMRHLLQGVVELKPPAAKRTPLPLLAASRGAYFCSGCPHNRSTVIPEGSMGGGGIGCHAMVTISDRPESAVTGVTQMGGEGAQWIGQAWFTDAPHIFQNVGDGTFFHSAQLAVQACIAAGVNITYKVLYNDVVAMTGAQDAEGALSVPKLTHKLHTEGVKKIIICADEPERHRKRDLAPGTLLWDRDRLDEAQRMLRDIPGVTVLIYDQHCAADARRQRKRGSLPTRTKRVVINQAVCEGCGDCGVKSNCLSVQPVDTEYGRKTQIEQTSCNTDYSCLDGDCPSFVTVETAPRTRRTLRKAKRQETKATKAAKKKRAYPTPPTVAASPAEERVTATQNVFMVGIGGTGIVTVNQVLATAALRAGYAVESLDQTGLSQKAGPVVGHLRFADGDLEPANRLTPGSADCFLGFDLLTLAEDRNLVFGSATGTRTVVSTSRTATGAMVHDLNVQHPDEGDLLDRVRTASLDLFDFDALEAADRIFGNTVAANFLLVGAAHQTGALRLPAAAIEEAIGINGTAVAANIAAFRWGRTAVADPAAFRAANERTAVVRERPVPASVAASGLDGELLRLVSLRAADLVDYQDEKLADSYVALVSEVAAAERAVTTETRFSEAVARHLFKLTAYKDEYEVARLLTDPAFLASTGEEFPGGTVAFQLHPPALRALGRDKKISFGPRSHGSLRTLARMKRLRGTAADPFGRAHLRKVERELRDHYRALVTDLAANPATGLVGDYERAVVIAELPDLVRGYEHVKMRNVEKYVAELTQLGVQPPAVAQH; this is translated from the coding sequence ATGACCGAGTTGTTGAACCGCCCGGCCTCCGAGCCGATGCCGTCGTACGACCTCGACGACCGCTTCCGCGTGGGCGCGCCACCGACCCTGCTGACCGGCGTGCAGGCCATCGCGCGGCTCCTCGTCGAGCACCGCGCACTGGACCGGCGCCGCGGACTGCACACGGCGTCCTTCGTCTCCGGCTACCAGGGCAGCCCGCTCGGCGGCCTCGACAAGATGCTCGCGGACATGCAGGACACCCTCGACGAGAACGACATCCGCTTCGTCCCCGGCCTCAACGAAGAGCTCGCCGCGACAGCCGTCTGGGGTAGCCAGGTCGACCTCCCGGCCGCCAACGCGACCCACGACGGCGTCACCGGTTTCTGGTACGGCAAGGGACCCGGCGTCGACCGCGCCACGGACCCGCTGCGCCACGCCAACATGTACGGCGTCAACCGGCGCGGCGGCGCCGTCCTCCTGGTCGGCGACGACCCCGCCTCGAAGTCCTCGACGGTGCCGGCCGTGAGCGAGCGGTCGCTGGCCGCGCTGGGCATCCCCGTCCTGTTCCCCCGCAACGCCAGCGAGATCGTGACGCTGGGGCTGCACGCCATCGAGATCTCCCGCGCCTCGGGCTGCGTCGTCGCGCTCAAGATCGTGGCCGACGTGGCTGACGGCGCCTGGGTCGTCGACGGCCCCGACGTCCACGTCGAGCCGGTGATTCCCGCGATCGAGTGGAACGGTCTGCCCTACGTCTACACCCAGAGCCCGATCGTGCTGCGCCCCGCGATGATCGTGGGCGCCGAGGCCGAACTGGTCGGCCCGCGCACCGAGGTGGTTCGCGCGTACGCCGCCGCGAACCACCTCGACGTCGTGGACCTCGACGTGGCGGGTGCGACCACCGGCTTCATCGCGTCCGGCAGTTGCTACGACTCGATGCGCCAGTCGATGACCGACCTCGGCATCACCGACGAGGCGCTCACCGCTGCGGGCATCCGGGTGCTCCGCCTCGGCATGATGAGCCCGGTCGACCCGTCGATCATCCACCGGTTCGCCGCGGGCCTGGAGCGCATCGTCGTGATCGAGGACAAGACCTCGTTCATCGAGACCCAGATCCGCGACATCCTCTACGGCACGCCCGCCGCGCCCCAGGTGCTCGGCAAGCGCGACGCCAACGGCATGCTGCTGGTCCCGGCCGACGGCGAGCTCACCTCCGGCCGCCTGCTGGCGCCCATGCGCCACCTCCTCCAGGGTGTCGTCGAGCTGAAGCCGCCGGCCGCGAAGCGCACGCCGCTCCCGCTGCTCGCCGCCAGCCGGGGCGCGTACTTCTGCAGCGGGTGCCCCCACAACCGTTCCACCGTGATCCCCGAGGGCTCGATGGGCGGCGGCGGCATCGGCTGCCACGCCATGGTGACGATCTCCGACCGTCCGGAGAGCGCCGTGACCGGCGTGACCCAGATGGGTGGCGAGGGAGCGCAGTGGATCGGGCAGGCCTGGTTCACCGACGCCCCGCACATCTTCCAGAACGTCGGCGACGGCACCTTCTTCCACTCCGCCCAGCTGGCCGTCCAGGCCTGCATCGCGGCCGGCGTGAACATCACCTACAAGGTGCTCTACAACGACGTCGTCGCCATGACCGGCGCCCAGGACGCCGAGGGCGCGCTCTCCGTGCCGAAGCTGACCCACAAGCTGCACACCGAGGGCGTCAAGAAGATCATCATCTGCGCCGACGAGCCCGAGCGGCACCGCAAGCGCGACCTGGCGCCCGGCACCCTGCTCTGGGACCGCGACCGCCTCGACGAGGCGCAGCGGATGCTGCGCGACATCCCCGGCGTGACCGTGCTGATCTACGACCAGCACTGCGCCGCCGACGCCCGCCGCCAACGCAAGCGCGGCTCGCTGCCCACCCGCACCAAGCGGGTCGTCATCAACCAGGCCGTCTGTGAGGGCTGTGGCGACTGCGGCGTGAAGAGCAACTGCCTGTCCGTCCAGCCGGTCGACACCGAGTACGGCCGCAAGACCCAGATCGAGCAGACGTCCTGCAACACCGACTACAGCTGCCTCGACGGCGACTGCCCGTCCTTCGTGACCGTCGAAACGGCGCCCCGCACGCGTCGTACGCTCCGCAAGGCGAAGCGTCAGGAGACGAAGGCGACCAAGGCCGCCAAGAAGAAGCGGGCCTACCCGACGCCGCCGACCGTCGCCGCCAGCCCGGCCGAGGAGCGGGTCACCGCGACCCAGAACGTCTTCATGGTGGGCATCGGCGGCACTGGCATCGTGACCGTCAACCAGGTCCTCGCCACCGCCGCCCTCCGGGCCGGGTACGCCGTCGAATCACTCGATCAGACGGGCCTGAGCCAGAAGGCCGGGCCGGTCGTCGGGCACCTACGTTTCGCCGACGGCGACCTCGAGCCGGCCAACCGGCTGACCCCGGGCTCGGCGGACTGCTTCCTCGGCTTCGACCTGCTCACCCTCGCCGAGGACCGCAACCTCGTCTTCGGCAGCGCCACCGGGACCCGCACGGTCGTGTCCACCAGTCGTACGGCGACGGGCGCGATGGTCCACGACCTCAACGTCCAGCACCCCGACGAGGGCGATCTCCTGGACCGGGTCCGGACCGCGAGCCTGGACCTGTTCGACTTCGACGCCCTCGAGGCAGCGGACCGGATCTTCGGCAACACCGTTGCCGCGAACTTCCTCCTCGTCGGTGCGGCCCACCAGACCGGTGCCCTCCGGCTGCCCGCCGCCGCCATCGAGGAGGCCATCGGGATCAACGGGACCGCGGTCGCTGCGAACATCGCGGCCTTCCGTTGGGGGCGCACCGCCGTCGCCGACCCGGCTGCCTTCCGCGCCGCCAACGAGCGCACCGCCGTCGTCCGCGAGCGGCCGGTCCCGGCGTCCGTCGCCGCCTCCGGCCTCGACGGCGAACTGTTGCGCCTCGTCAGCCTGCGGGCCGCCGACCTCGTCGACTACCAGGACGAGAAGCTCGCCGACAGCTACGTCGCCCTCGTCTCCGAGGTCGCTGCGGCCGAGCGTGCCGTGACGACCGAGACCCGCTTCAGCGAGGCCGTGGCACGCCACCTCTTCAAGCTCACCGCCTACAAGGACGAGTACGAGGTCGCGCGCCTGCTGACCGACCCCGCCTTCCTTGCCTCGACCGGCGAGGAGTTCCCCGGGGGCACCGTGGCCTTCCAGTTGCACCCGCCGGCGCTGCGCGCCCTGGGCCGCGACAAGAAGATCAGCTTCGGTCCCCGCTCGCACGGCAGCCTGCGCACGCTGGCCCGGATGAAGCGCTTGCGCGGCACTGCTGCCGACCCGTTCGGCCGGGCGCACCTGCGCAAGGTCGAGCGGGAGCTGCGCGACCACTACCGCGCGCTCGTGACCGATCTGGCGGCCAACCCGGCCACCGGACTGGTCGGCGACTACGAGCGCGCGGTGGTGATCGCCGAGCTGCCCGACCTGGTCCGTGGCTACGAGCACGTCAAGATGCGCAACGTGGAGAAGTACGTCGCCGAGCTCACCCAGCTCGGCGTGCAGCCGCCGGCGGTCGCTCAGCACTGA
- a CDS encoding response regulator transcription factor, translating into MPPLRVVLAEDHALLRAGLTQLLEAKGFEVIAAVDNLPELERALADPRADAAVVDVRMPPTFTDEGLRAAIAVRAVRPGFPVLVLSQYVEQLYARELLASGEGAVGYLLKDRVSDVAEFVDAVRRVADGATVLDPSVVAAVMERRKDSPIERLTDREREVLALMAEGRANAGIAESLVVTEKAVAKHINSIFAKLDLPADTDDHRRVRAVLAWLRV; encoded by the coding sequence GTGCCGCCCCTCCGCGTAGTCCTCGCCGAAGACCACGCCCTGCTGCGCGCCGGTCTCACCCAGCTCCTGGAGGCCAAGGGCTTCGAGGTCATCGCCGCCGTCGACAACCTGCCCGAGCTGGAGCGCGCGCTCGCCGACCCCCGCGCCGACGCAGCCGTGGTCGACGTACGCATGCCGCCGACGTTCACCGACGAGGGCCTGCGCGCCGCGATCGCCGTGCGTGCGGTCCGGCCGGGCTTCCCGGTCCTGGTGTTGTCGCAGTACGTCGAACAGCTCTACGCCCGCGAGCTGCTCGCGAGCGGCGAGGGGGCCGTCGGGTACCTGCTCAAGGACCGCGTCTCCGACGTCGCCGAGTTCGTCGACGCCGTACGACGGGTGGCCGACGGCGCGACGGTGCTGGACCCCTCGGTCGTCGCGGCCGTCATGGAACGCCGCAAGGATTCGCCCATCGAGCGGCTGACCGACCGGGAGCGCGAAGTACTGGCGCTGATGGCCGAAGGCCGCGCCAATGCAGGGATTGCGGAGTCGCTGGTCGTCACAGAGAAGGCCGTCGCCAAGCACATCAACAGCATCTTCGCGAAGCTCGACCTGCCCGCCGACACCGACGACCACCGTCGGGTCCGCGCAGTCCTGGCGTGGCTACGCGTTTAG
- a CDS encoding sensor domain-containing protein — translation MSRWPEHDVDLRAGRWALTGYAALHVLLFAFVIVTFVLVTVSAVLTIVWVGVVLLIGVLPLMRGLVGWHRTMSGRILGAPVTAPYSPLPGGVIANLKTRAADPMTWRDLFWMLWAMTFGFVASLLALVLFLGVITWPVWWYGVGPLMRARACVDRALLTVGRTEHLERRVQVLTESRAVVVDHSAAELRRIERDLHDGPQARLAAVSLSLGLAEDLFESDPEAARRLVLDARSNSSAVLGELRDVVRGIHPPVLADRGLTGAVSALAIDMAVPVELTLAVDTRLPAPVESAVYFTVAECLANATKHASAARTWIRLEHSDDVLRGEVGDDGRGGADPRTGTGLQGIAARLAAFDGTMAVSSPLGGPTVVSWEIPCRPSA, via the coding sequence GTGAGCAGATGGCCCGAGCACGACGTCGACCTGCGTGCCGGTCGGTGGGCACTGACCGGGTACGCCGCCCTGCACGTCCTGCTCTTCGCCTTCGTCATCGTCACCTTCGTCCTGGTGACGGTGAGCGCCGTGCTCACCATCGTCTGGGTCGGCGTGGTCCTGCTGATCGGCGTGCTGCCCCTGATGCGGGGCCTGGTCGGCTGGCACCGCACGATGTCGGGCCGGATCCTCGGGGCGCCCGTCACGGCGCCGTACTCCCCGCTCCCGGGCGGCGTGATCGCCAACCTGAAGACCCGCGCCGCCGACCCGATGACGTGGCGCGACCTGTTCTGGATGCTGTGGGCGATGACCTTCGGGTTCGTCGCTTCGCTGCTGGCGCTGGTGCTCTTCCTCGGCGTCATCACCTGGCCCGTCTGGTGGTACGGCGTCGGGCCGCTCATGCGCGCCCGGGCCTGTGTCGACCGGGCACTGCTCACGGTGGGCCGCACCGAACATCTCGAGCGGCGGGTGCAGGTGTTGACCGAGTCGCGCGCGGTCGTGGTCGACCACTCCGCGGCTGAACTGCGCCGAATCGAGCGCGACCTGCACGACGGTCCGCAGGCCCGGCTGGCCGCCGTGTCGTTGAGCCTGGGCCTGGCCGAGGACCTGTTCGAGAGCGACCCCGAAGCAGCCCGCCGTCTCGTGCTCGACGCGCGCTCCAACTCCTCCGCGGTGCTGGGCGAACTCCGCGACGTCGTCCGGGGGATCCACCCACCGGTGCTGGCCGATCGCGGCCTCACCGGCGCCGTGTCGGCGCTGGCCATCGACATGGCCGTGCCCGTGGAGCTCACCCTGGCCGTCGACACCCGGCTGCCGGCACCGGTCGAGTCGGCGGTCTACTTCACCGTCGCCGAGTGCCTTGCCAACGCCACCAAACACGCCAGCGCCGCCCGGACCTGGATCCGGCTCGAGCACTCCGACGACGTCCTGCGCGGCGAGGTCGGCGACGACGGCCGCGGCGGCGCCGACCCGCGCACCGGCACCGGCCTCCAGGGAATCGCCGCGCGCCTCGCGGCCTTTGACGGCACGATGGCGGTGTCGAGCCCGCTCGGTGGCCCGACCGTCGTCAGCTGGGAGATCCCGTGCCGCCCCTCCGCGTAG